A part of Melittangium boletus DSM 14713 genomic DNA contains:
- the mpl gene encoding UDP-N-acetylmuramate:L-alanyl-gamma-D-glutamyl-meso-diaminopimelate ligase, which yields MADDNGNVLDTLSPGAVRRIHLVGVAGTGMGSFAGMLKSAGYDVTGSDENVYPPMSDMLRAWDIQALTPYKPENLDVARPDLVIIGNVIRRVNPEASAVRERRLPQMSFPAALGSLFLEHAHSVVVAGTHGKTTTSSLMAHVLVEAGKDPSFLVGGVTQNYSGNYRVGKGPHFVVEGDEYDTAYWDKGSKFLHYRPRTAILTSVEFDHADIFRDLPHYEATFDKFVRLIPPDGRLVVCAAYPNAVKLAQACPGQVITYVGREGAEADYTPRHVQFGPDGARFEVVERGAVLGSVLLPMSGLHNVENTLSVIAAARGLGLSFEEIARGLATFRGVKRRQEVRAEVGGMLVVDDFAHHPTAVRETIAAIRHRYPERRLWAIFEPRSNTSRRNIHQEDYAHSFTGASRASLKVPERHDKVPSGEELDVPRVTQALEAQGIAADFASDVPTLVERVAREAQPGDVLLVMSNGAFGGFIDKLLTALRARVGEG from the coding sequence ATGGCTGACGACAACGGCAACGTCCTCGACACCCTCTCTCCTGGCGCGGTGCGCCGCATCCACCTCGTTGGCGTGGCTGGTACGGGCATGGGCTCGTTCGCGGGCATGCTCAAGTCCGCGGGCTACGACGTCACCGGCAGCGACGAGAACGTCTACCCGCCCATGAGCGACATGTTGCGCGCGTGGGACATCCAGGCGCTCACGCCCTACAAGCCGGAGAACCTGGACGTGGCCCGGCCGGACCTGGTCATCATCGGCAATGTCATCCGCCGGGTGAACCCCGAGGCCTCCGCCGTGCGCGAGCGCCGTCTGCCGCAGATGAGCTTTCCGGCCGCGTTGGGCTCGCTCTTCCTCGAGCACGCGCATTCGGTCGTGGTGGCGGGGACTCACGGCAAGACGACCACGTCCTCGCTCATGGCGCACGTCCTGGTGGAGGCGGGGAAGGATCCGTCCTTCCTCGTGGGCGGCGTCACCCAGAACTACTCGGGCAACTACCGGGTGGGGAAGGGGCCGCACTTCGTCGTCGAGGGCGACGAGTACGACACCGCCTACTGGGACAAGGGCTCCAAGTTCCTGCACTACCGGCCCCGGACGGCCATCCTCACCAGCGTGGAGTTCGACCACGCGGACATCTTCCGGGATCTGCCGCACTACGAGGCCACCTTCGACAAGTTCGTGCGGCTCATTCCCCCGGATGGCCGGCTCGTGGTGTGCGCCGCCTATCCCAACGCGGTGAAGCTCGCCCAGGCCTGTCCGGGCCAGGTCATCACCTACGTGGGGCGTGAGGGCGCCGAAGCCGATTACACCCCGCGGCACGTCCAGTTCGGTCCCGACGGTGCCCGCTTCGAGGTCGTCGAGCGGGGCGCTGTGTTGGGGAGCGTGCTCCTGCCGATGTCGGGCTTGCACAACGTGGAGAACACGCTGAGCGTCATCGCCGCTGCGCGGGGGCTGGGCCTGTCCTTCGAGGAGATCGCCCGGGGGCTCGCGACCTTCCGGGGCGTGAAGCGGCGCCAGGAGGTGCGCGCGGAGGTGGGTGGCATGCTCGTGGTGGACGACTTCGCGCACCACCCCACGGCGGTGCGCGAGACGATCGCCGCCATCCGCCACCGCTACCCGGAGCGCCGGTTGTGGGCCATCTTCGAGCCTCGCTCGAACACGAGCCGCCGCAACATCCACCAGGAGGACTACGCGCATTCCTTCACCGGAGCCTCGCGCGCGAGCCTCAAGGTCCCCGAGCGCCACGACAAGGTGCCCTCGGGGGAGGAGTTGGACGTGCCCCGTGTCACCCAGGCGCTCGAGGCCCAGGGCATCGCCGCGGATTTCGCGTCGGACGTGCCCACGCTCGTCGAGCGCGTGGCGCGCGAGGCCCAGCCCGGGGATGTCCTGCTCGTCATGAGCAACGGCGCCTTCGGTGGGTTCATCGACAAACTGCTCACCGCGCTGCGTGCCCGCGTGGGAGAAGGGTGA
- a CDS encoding cyclic nucleotide-binding domain-containing protein: protein MEKLAVVSSSQLFDMLSSAELQYLSELAEQRRYAAGELVFEEGELGDSLYVIVSGEVEVVRRDESGQSHPIRVLTAPEFFGEMSLIDKEYRSATVRARTEAELLKLTAQHLATFRQAYRDGFTFVVINIARILSARVREANARLTARQG, encoded by the coding sequence ATGGAGAAACTGGCCGTCGTTTCGTCTTCACAGCTGTTCGACATGCTCTCCAGCGCGGAGCTGCAGTACCTGTCCGAGCTGGCCGAACAGCGCCGCTACGCCGCCGGTGAGCTGGTGTTCGAGGAGGGAGAGCTGGGCGACAGCCTCTACGTCATCGTGAGTGGAGAGGTCGAGGTGGTGCGTCGCGATGAAAGCGGCCAGTCCCATCCGATCCGGGTGCTCACCGCTCCGGAGTTCTTCGGCGAGATGAGCCTCATCGACAAGGAGTACCGCTCCGCCACGGTGCGCGCGCGCACGGAGGCGGAGCTGCTGAAACTCACCGCCCAGCACCTGGCCACCTTCCGGCAGGCCTACCGGGACGGCTTCACCTTCGTCGTCATCAACATCGCGCGCATCCTGTCGGCCCGGGTGCGCGAGGCCAACGCCCGGCTCACCGCTCGCCAGGGCTGA
- the mglB gene encoding gliding-motility regulator GTPase-activating protein MglB has product MGTQLVMYEEEFTKINAVCDRLTKDANAKVVFLVDKNGQLISSAGQTQNIDTTSLASLTAGNVAAMGGLAKLIGENEFPHQFHEGARDSLYMTIVGSRVVLVVIFDNRTSLGLVRLRIKKASDELTKIFESLVKKTDGPGVGSPFAEISDDDIDNLFSE; this is encoded by the coding sequence ATGGGCACGCAATTGGTGATGTACGAAGAGGAGTTCACCAAGATCAACGCGGTTTGCGACCGGCTGACCAAGGACGCGAACGCGAAGGTGGTGTTCCTCGTCGACAAGAACGGGCAGCTCATCTCCTCCGCGGGGCAGACGCAGAACATCGACACCACCTCGCTGGCCTCGCTGACGGCCGGCAACGTGGCGGCGATGGGCGGCCTCGCGAAGCTGATTGGCGAGAACGAGTTCCCCCATCAGTTCCACGAGGGGGCCAGGGACTCGCTCTACATGACCATCGTGGGCAGCCGGGTGGTGCTCGTGGTCATCTTCGACAACCGCACGAGCCTCGGCCTGGTGCGCCTGCGCATCAAGAAGGCCAGTGACGAGCTGACCAAGATCTTCGAGAGTCTCGTGAAGAAGACGGATGGTCCCGGGGTCGGCTCTCCGTTCGCCGAGATTTCCGACGACGATATCGACAACCTCTTCAGCGAGTAA
- a CDS encoding TlpA family protein disulfide reductase gives MTPVRVLFAALALSGCASSVPSLTDAPFQRSSAALGAEPAPLGFTVKRYPGGEPYSLSEDRGQVVLLDVWATWCEPCRDALPMYQDLAKHYAARGLKVYALNVDEDTRGIVPFLAETKVEPSVLPVLLDAEASVADKVLRVRGMPTSLLIDRAGQVRYVHEGFNEDHLAKLQTQIEELLSEPVKK, from the coding sequence ATGACTCCTGTCCGTGTCCTGTTCGCCGCGCTCGCCCTGTCGGGTTGCGCGTCCTCGGTGCCCTCGCTCACCGATGCTCCGTTCCAGCGCTCCAGCGCGGCCCTGGGCGCCGAGCCCGCTCCGCTCGGGTTCACCGTCAAGCGCTACCCGGGAGGCGAGCCGTACTCCCTTTCCGAGGATCGGGGCCAGGTGGTGCTGCTCGACGTGTGGGCCACCTGGTGCGAGCCCTGCCGCGACGCGCTGCCCATGTACCAGGATCTGGCGAAGCACTACGCCGCGCGGGGTCTGAAGGTCTACGCGCTCAACGTGGACGAGGACACCCGGGGGATCGTGCCTTTCCTCGCGGAGACGAAGGTGGAGCCGTCCGTGCTTCCCGTGCTCCTCGATGCCGAAGCCAGCGTGGCGGACAAGGTGCTGCGCGTGCGGGGCATGCCCACGTCGTTGCTCATCGACCGGGCGGGACAGGTGCGCTACGTGCACGAGGGCTTCAACGAGGATCACCTCGCGAAGCTCCAGACCCAGATCGAAGAGCTGCTGTCGGAGCCGGTGAAGAAGTAG
- a CDS encoding inositol monophosphatase family protein translates to MSDESPATLRRIAEEAARLAGRVLAERFHGERTIEYKGGIDLVTDADRAAEAVVIGYIRQHYPEHAILAEESGASRGSGTRWIIDPLDGTTNYAHQVPHYCVSVGVEGPEGLLAGAIYDPMLGELFSAAKGQGATLNGRPLRASGCTEMARALLCTGFPYDVHHKPEGPLGLLRRFIVRAQGMRRTGSAALDLAYVAAGRFDGYFEFGLKPWDEAAGALLVREAGGVVVRIDGAPHQVGYGDVLACAPGLSAQFIAESQGFLGDIGWKPRDFFG, encoded by the coding sequence ATGTCCGATGAGTCTCCCGCCACGCTGCGCCGCATCGCCGAGGAAGCCGCCCGGCTGGCGGGCCGTGTGCTCGCCGAGCGGTTCCACGGCGAGCGCACCATTGAGTACAAGGGGGGCATCGACCTGGTCACCGACGCGGACCGCGCGGCGGAGGCGGTGGTGATTGGCTACATCCGCCAGCACTACCCGGAGCACGCCATCCTCGCCGAGGAGAGCGGGGCCTCGCGGGGCTCGGGGACGCGGTGGATCATCGATCCGCTGGATGGCACCACCAACTACGCGCATCAGGTGCCGCACTACTGCGTGAGCGTGGGCGTGGAGGGGCCGGAGGGGCTGCTCGCGGGCGCCATCTATGATCCGATGCTCGGGGAGCTCTTCTCCGCCGCGAAGGGGCAGGGGGCCACGCTCAATGGCCGACCGCTGCGGGCCTCGGGGTGCACGGAGATGGCGCGGGCCCTGTTGTGCACGGGCTTCCCCTATGACGTGCACCACAAGCCCGAGGGGCCCCTGGGCCTCTTGCGGCGCTTCATCGTCCGGGCGCAGGGCATGCGCCGCACGGGCAGCGCCGCGTTGGATCTGGCGTACGTGGCGGCGGGGCGCTTCGACGGGTACTTCGAGTTCGGCCTCAAGCCGTGGGACGAGGCCGCGGGGGCGCTGCTGGTGCGGGAGGCGGGTGGGGTGGTGGTGCGCATCGACGGGGCGCCACACCAGGTGGGTTATGGAGACGTGCTCGCGTGCGCGCCGGGCCTGTCCGCGCAATTCATCGCCGAGAGCCAGGGCTTCCTCGGGGACATCGGCTGGAAGCCGCGCGACTTCTTCGGTTAG
- the mglA gene encoding gliding-motility regulator Ras-like GTPase MglA codes for MSFINYSSREINCKIVYYGPGLCGKTTNLQYIYNKTAADTKGKLISLSTETDRTLFFDFLPLSLGEIRGFKTRFHLYTVPGQVFYDASRKLILKGVDGVVFVADSQIERMEANMESLENLRINLAEQGYDLNKLPYVIQYNKRDLPNAVSPEEMRKALNPRNIPEYQAVAPTGVGVFDTLKAVAKLVLTELKKGG; via the coding sequence ATGTCCTTCATCAACTACTCGTCTCGCGAAATCAACTGCAAGATCGTCTACTACGGTCCCGGGTTGTGCGGGAAGACGACGAACCTGCAGTACATCTACAACAAGACCGCCGCGGATACGAAGGGCAAGCTCATCTCGCTCTCCACGGAGACGGATCGCACGCTCTTCTTCGACTTCCTGCCGCTGTCGCTCGGTGAGATTCGCGGCTTCAAGACGCGCTTCCACCTGTACACGGTGCCGGGCCAGGTCTTCTACGACGCCAGCCGCAAGCTCATCCTCAAGGGGGTGGACGGCGTGGTGTTCGTGGCGGACAGCCAGATCGAGCGCATGGAAGCCAACATGGAGTCGTTGGAGAACCTGCGCATCAACCTGGCCGAGCAGGGCTACGACCTGAACAAGCTCCCGTACGTCATCCAGTACAACAAGCGGGATCTGCCCAACGCCGTGTCGCCCGAGGAGATGCGCAAGGCGCTCAACCCGCGCAACATCCCCGAGTACCAGGCGGTGGCCCCCACGGGCGTGGGCGTCTTCGACACGCTCAAGGCCGTGGCGAAGCTCGTGCTCACCGAGCTCAAGAAGGGCGGCTGA